A single window of Chlamydia ibidis 10-1398/6 DNA harbors:
- a CDS encoding polymorphic outer membrane protein middle domain-containing protein has protein sequence MSLVDADGNGYEYPIFGKNQSQSRVVITGGSSQTVSAPTTNNTTQTPHYGYQGNWTVSWAQGSSGAHEQNATFTWEKTGYIANPERVCALVPNTLWGNFSDLRVIQNLMEVSVDGAECHRA, from the coding sequence TTGTCTTTAGTCGATGCCGATGGCAATGGCTATGAGTATCCCATTTTTGGAAAAAATCAGTCACAATCTAGAGTAGTTATTACAGGTGGGTCTAGCCAAACAGTCAGCGCACCAACTACTAATAACACTACCCAAACTCCTCACTATGGCTATCAGGGAAATTGGACCGTCTCCTGGGCTCAGGGATCGTCGGGAGCTCATGAACAAAATGCTACTTTCACGTGGGAAAAAACGGGCTATATTGCTAATCCCGAGCGTGTGTGTGCTTTAGTTCCTAACACCCTATGGGGAAACTTCTCTGACCTCCGTGTTATCCAAAATCTTATGGAAGTCAGTGTAGATGGCGCCGAATGTCACCGAGCCC